Genomic segment of Diachasmimorpha longicaudata isolate KC_UGA_2023 chromosome 14, iyDiaLong2, whole genome shotgun sequence:
GGTATGTATGGATTACACTTGTGTGAGATTCTACGTAATGTAAAAACGATTAagagactgagagaaaaaaacttgAGTTGTGCTTCTCCATTGAATAGTCTCTCGTGTTGTTCAGAATAATGTGAATGGGTTCTTGAGTTCGTGGGATGAAAATAAGATGAAGGAATgttcagaaattattttaatcctTGGGAATAATGAGTAAAAGTATCTTTGGtaatgtaaattaatttggTCTAGACTTGTCTGTGGATTTACTGTTTTTTGACATGTCAATGATTTTGATTTTGTTTTCTGATTGTGCCAATGTTCAATTGTGTTGCAGGGAAAGTGGTGAGATCCTTCAGAGCTAAAATGCCCACGCAGACGAGTGACAATGCAGACATTAGAGTTAAAATAGTGTATAATGGGTAAATATTTACTGACATTAATTCAATTAGCCCAGTCGTTGTACGATGACCATGGATGACAAGTTTTGTCTGACAGTACGATGAGAATAGAATGGCAACTGATTttaatcaggaaaaattctaattctcgCTGGTGTGATCATTAAATGTCTTTTGGTGAAGGATCTGGAACGGTAATCCTATGACGTGTGATTATTTGACAGTGAGGTACAGATAACATACATCACGCCTAGTATAACGGTTGACAGTCTGCGAGAGGAAATGCGGACGATATGCGGATTTGATGCAGCAAGCAGTACCGGTGGAGATCAATTCACTATGAAGTGGGTCGATGATGAGGGGGATCCGTGTCGCATTGTCTCACAGCAGGAATTGGATGAGGCACTACGTATTTATGAACTTGAGAAGGATACGGGAATTACAATACACGgtgagtttatttttatggataatattttatattttttactttctATGTAATCCATGGTCTTTACAATTTCCCAGTTTTAACTGGAAATTATGTATAATGTTGCGACGCAAAGGGATCGGAGGTTTTAAGAATATTTGAGTGAATGTGcgaatttcctgatttttaaaaaatttcaacaataaAAGGACtcgttgaaattaaaaaagaacATTTCGTGAAATAATTAACACTATTTGTAACCAAAATCCGACTAAATTTTGGCTTAATCGGTCCTACAGGTTCTGGGgtacagcaattttttttttccgaaggTTTGTGAGAAACTCAAGGGTTCGGTTCctttgaaagaatttttccctctcccaTTCTGTCGATATAAACTTAATTGAACCTTTAAATCGAAAATTTAGAAATAATGGACTGAGAGAAGGGGAAAAATACGCCTTCCcgagatgaaataaaatttcgaaacTGATGAAGTCCaagatttacaaaaaaatctccaaacgAGATATAAATTCAAGATTTTAAATACGTGACCAGTTCGTCTAATCCCCAACTTCCCATTCCTgaccgataaaaaataatttccacctCCGAATGAATTCGAATCccttatcaatttttccccaGAAATTCAGCCATCTCCCATGAATTCCGAGCTATCGAATTGCCATTCCTCTCCCCCACCTCTCCAATATCATCTCGAATCCGTCTATGATAAACTCAAGCAATCAACAAAAGCAACAAAAAACCTCCTCCCCAAGCCCTCGCTATCTCCCCTGAATTCCAAGATATCCTCCATAGAATTGATACGAACGATTTCCCCATCGCCCTCGTCATCTCCGATTTCCATTCACCAATCGTGAAAACTAAGATACCCTTAAGTACCCCCACAACACCATTTTTCCAGCCCAACAATAAACATTTACGGTACATAACTTCCTCCAGCAATTCGATCTTTAATGAAACAGTCTGATATATCGTACAGGCCACGCCTCGTCGGCTTCTCATTCACATACACAGTCCCTCAtccaccccctccaccccaCACACACTCAATCCCCAGATACAAAGATTGTCCTAAAAACCTTGACACGTTCACCACCCCCAGAAGATCCAAGCGAATCCACCCAGTCGCCAACACCCTTCATCTCCATTCCCCTCTACCTCATGTCCTCATGATTCCTAATTACACCCCCAAAATTATGAATTCCTCATTCCCTTCCTCATCTCACCCTCGTTCACCCCCTTGGTTTCATTAAACCACACGACACTccagtggagaaaaaaaatcccctcctcccccttcaCCCCAATGTttcgctaattttttttttcttctttttcaccATCGAAACCTGGAGTTTGCGCACGTGAATTCCGTTGCGCCGGGCGGCGGCACCCAAGTAACATCCTCTAGCCGCAGTCGATAGCGGTTTCACGGGCTGAGTGTTACGGTACTTGGAATGATCGGCATCCAAGTCCACCTCAACctacataaaatttttttaaatcattaaattcCCGAGGAACATTGCAAATTCCAACTGGAGCCTTGACAAATTGTCATCGAGATCAAGACCCGAGAGGAGGAGTTTAAACGCTCATTGAATCCAGTTTAAACTGACTATATCGAGTTAATACTGAACGATTGAGTATAAATTCATCGTTAGTGCACCTGTTAAACGATTGATGAATTCGATCTGTTCAATTGACCCTCGAAAAGGCATAAACTTTGGTGAAATCGATCGGTGGTCAGAGCCGACAGGGGCAGGTACCTCGGGTGGGCGAAAATCGAGGAGTGgcggaaaataatttatacattATTAATCAATTCCAGGGATAGCTGGAGTCTAGATTATTCAGTTTAAGAATCAATAAAATACAATCAACATATTCTAAATTAGGGGTAAATTGTGGAGATCGTCGGTcagttgaaataaattcaattgtaaaattataaagaaaaaaatatggcgtGGGGTTATTGGAGCGCAACATCGGTGAGTGATCGTGGTCGTTCGCCCCGTCGTGAGAAGGATAAATCATCTCAATCGCAGTATCAAACAGCCAGTGAAGTGATGGGTGTGCAGAGTTGTTCAGGTGTACAAAATTCAGAATTGGGTTTAACATCCGAGGATACGAGTCAATTATTGAGTACTCAGGGTGGTGGCTTTTATACATATTCAGTAGCCGCAGCCGCAGCAGCTGCTGTTGCCGCTGGTAAACGTACCCCGGGTATGATGGACAGTACAACATCAACGGGCACATCATCAAGTCTACCGAATGAATTTACATTATCCTCAGGATTAATGGGTAGACCGGGCTCGAGTAATTATCCACCATCGCCTGGTAGTGATTCTGCTGAGTATGAACAGCCACACGTTACGATGGGCCTCCATTATCCCCAAAAACATGATGCCCATTGTCAAGAATTTATTCACACAGATGTACTCTGTCATACAACAATGACAACTGCTCCAGCAACAACATTGTCATTGGATCGTCGTCTCAAGGGGCACAGATCACTGAGATTTGATAGATCTGATAATCCAGATGATGATAATACTGATGTGGAAATTGGAGATGAAATTATCGTACCAGAAGTTATTTATGAATCCAGCAGAACGAGCTTAACGGGAATTGGTAGTTGTGTTATTCATGGACCCTGTGGTCAATCCAATGATCCTGGAACTTCAATATCATCAATTGCATCTGAACATTATCCAGTAGCACCACGCCCACCCTATGCCACTGCTCGGCTCGATGACATCAAGTGGGGTATGTTATCATCCCCAGATAACCACTCATAATTTTGCTGATTGTTGTACAGAGGTTCCTGGCCCATATCGTCCAGGAGAGGAGTCACATGCTCAATCGTAAATTCAGTATATTAAATTCCTCTCGACACCTCTGGGTTTTTTTATGGAACCGTCGAATTTGGGGGAGGATTTTCGTGACATATATTCTTCTAGGTTCGATCAAACATCATtggttaataataaaatagatcGAAGAGATCGTTGACACGGTGGGCTGGCGTTTTTAGGGTCACAAGAGGCTGAAATGTAaaatgaggaataaaaaaggAGAAATCAATTCTACGGTTGAGATCACGCGATTCTTTGGGGGGTGCATTCTCGGTTGTGAAATGCCTTTTCTTGGTGGGACGAAAAATGCATTCAGTGGGGCTTTTTTCATGGATAtggggggggaaaaaaacagGCGTGGTTAAATACGCATCGTCGTATTAGGTCATATTAGATGTGTGATTCCTTGGTGGCGCTCGATCTCCGGGAGATGCGCACTCTCATTCGTTCGTAAACATATATAACTATGTTTTCAGGGTATTGGggctttgaatatttttctcaccgacCCTTCAACGTTCCCACACGAGCAATTGAATTCGAAAATTATTGCCCTACGTCTGGATCGGGTGGTCTAATATGACAAGTGGTCAGGATAGTCCCTCGGGCTTTAGCTGGATTAATCTGGGGCAGTGGAGACGTTCTTCAGTTTTTGGGGATGTTGGTAGGTCAGGGGTGAGACGGTGGAACGAATCAACTGTTTCGAAAGCTGAGGAAGAGGGGACATTTTGGTAATGACATGCGAAATTGTTTAGGAAAGATCTGTCGATGACTTTGGGGCTGGAATTGTCATCGAAACCATTTAAATCGTTTTACTGCTTCATTactgaatttattgatttgtgGAGGAGGTGGAATAACGGTTTCTTCTTCAGTCCAAAGCGGCTTTAatcgatgaatttattttcctgagctttttttttattttaagggTTCTAGACTCGCAACGAATTTCATTAAAGATGAATAAAGGATAATTCAACGAATTTAGCTCAAGACTTTAATAGggacagtaaaaaatattgcaaaaatatCTATTTCCCTTCACCCCCCAACCTGACAGGAGATTTCTTCGAAACAATAGCTGGAGGAGGGGGTGAAAATTCAAGGAATACAAAAATACCTTTCCCCCTCGAACTTCCCTGCTTTTTAACTAATGGAAAAAAACGAGGTCAATCGGGCGGAACTTTTAATCACTCTATCGCAAAAAATGAACTCTCAAATCCGCTTACTCGTATAGATAAGCTCCTGATAAAATCGACGAATCGAAAATTACGTATTATTCTGTTGTCAGTACTGTCTGATCAGTCATCTCGTGGAGTGTCTGCGTGTCCGGGACATTGGTCTCATTTACtccataaacatttttttatgtcatgtGTGGTATCGCCCGTAATTTTGATTGGAATAATGAGTTTCGATACTAATGATATTATGTTCAGGATACCGATTATTTACGGGTATCCTGATTTATACCACAGCATAGTCATGGGCTTCAATAACCATCAAGGTCTCTGTTCTGTAACCAGGTATTCACGTGCAGAGTAAATGAGTAAATTAACCTGATAATCAAATGTCAATTATGACCAGtcaatttggaaatttattcgATAATGAAACTGTGTCTATTGTTTTCTACATCGTTCAATAGTCGATTaactttcagaaaattcaTGCAATGCTTCTAATGACAATTGTCACGTTTAATTGACACTAACAAGTATGTAAAATGCTTACTGTTCCAGTTTTTCCGAATGTTCCAGCAGCACCGGGAATGCCATGTCAGGGCGAAGACAGTGAGtacaaaagatatttttttaattcttctcGAAGGAAAAAATCCGCAATAAATTCggaggagaataaaatttaaaaaacttaaATAAACTTTTAACACTTCGATCCTGTAAATTGTGGATTATTTGTTCACGTAATTTTCCTCGTTGTTCCCATAATCAATTACCAAAGTTCTGGAAGGGAGAACGATATAATCACCCAACGACATTACCCGatgaattattatcatttaaaTTGGTACGACAATGGTCACCTGGCTAAACTCCAAATTCGATTGTAGGATATTTATCGACATATCCTGGTCTTTAGTTGACACTGTCATTAGCCAGAATATTTTGTATACAATTGTGGGGAAAGTCGATTGGCCCAACTGCTTCGTACACAAATTCAGTGCTTCTCGATTGATAAATTAGTCATCATCGATCGTATTTTCGATAGATATGGACTGCTACCCCGTTAAAATAATTCTGCAATCGTTAATATTGGGTAATATCGATTGTTAACACCCACAGTCAATTTCTCTGCCTctaactgaattttttttaatcacaatAGGAAGTATTTATAGACGTGGCGCTCGCAGATGGAGGAAATTGTACAGAGTTAATGGTCATATATTCCAGGCAAAACGTTTCAATCGCGTAAGTCACTCCCCATTGTCGTCTATTTATAgacatgaatttatttttagtaaCCACTGAGagtgaaggatttttttttctctttaactAGCGAGCATTTTGCGCATTCTGCCAAGACCGCATTTGGGGATTAGGAAGACAGGGCTTCAAGTGTATTCAGTGTAAACTTCTTGTACACAAGAAGTGTCATAAAGTCGTGAGAAAACGGTGTTTGAGCCTTCAACAGCAGCAACAACCACCACATACACcagaccactcgtcctccgaCCGCAATGGTGATCAAGCACAGTCGGATTCACCGCAGTGCAGTCCAACGGCACATTTGGAAGATGTATCTGCTGATTTTCCAGTTCTTGGGCAACAGGCTCGTAGACGTGAGTTGTTTATTCATTCAGTATTCAGGCTTCACATTAATTAATCTTTTTAgtttagaatttaattttctggaaTTTGTTGGAATTGCGAGCGTTTGTGGCTGATGATACCTTTTCTTATTAATTGAGAAGAAAGGATATGaacttgttttttaatttggtAATTAGTTGGTAATTTGTCATTATTAAGGATATTCTACAAACTTTCTGCCACAATTCTCGtcttatttttcgtttttctggcGAATTTTTGATGGAACtgacgtaaaaaaatatatttctacgTCTGTCAATGTATCGACCTTTTGTAATACGGATCAACGAATTTTATCCACATCTTCACTAGGTTCTGGAAGTGAAGATGGAGAAGAATTGGCCCTGGATACCATAGCAGGTGCTGATGGTGGTAGTGACATGCAGAGACAGTATTCCCTGAATGATTTTGAATTGATTCGTGTCATTGGCCGTGGCTCCTATGCTAAAGTACTTATGGTGGAATTAAAACGCACGAGGAGAATTTACGCAATGAAAGTCATTAAGAAAGCGCTTGTCACGGACGATGAGGATATTGACTGGGTACAGACAGAAAAACATGTTTTTGAAACGGCCTCTAATCATCCATTCCTCGTCGGACTTCACTCATGCTTCCAAACGCCGTCGCgtttattttttgtcattgaatTTGTACGTGGGGGTGACTTGATGTTTCACATGCAGAGACAACGTCGTCTTCCTGAAGAACATGCACGATTTTATGCTGCCGAAATAAGTCTCGCCTTAAACTTTTTACATAATAAGGGTGAGCACTAATAATTTAACTGTTACAGATATTTTTCCACATtacaatatgaaaaaaaaagaattgaactaaaattaaatcagtaacgaagtggtaaatcgagataagttgacttatctcactcgaatttttgagaaatatctACGAATCTAAGGAAGATAGCGGAATTTtgttcattatcattattgtAGACCTCAATGAGGTTTACAAAAAAAGTCATAATGAAATGTTTGCTAGCTGCCTTACattctgagatattcatcaataaaTGGTCGCTAGTCAAAAGTGACCTATCTCCGACCTAAAACCGATCGACAAATTGCACTAGAGAACAGGTTTGATCCTTCATAATTTGTTAAAAGTATAATTCACGTTAAATGATCGTTTTGTCAAACAATCCCTCACATCTCCTACACACACGAAGAAGCAATCATATCAGCTCCTGATTATGATTtcaccattaaaaaaaattgtggtgaCCTTGAGCCTGAGAATTGGCatttaaacattttaaaaacCTTATTTGACTGGTTTTCTCATCCTCAGGGATTATCTATCGCGATTTGAAACTGGATAACGTTCTCTTGGATCACGAGGGCCACGTGAAACTAACGGACTACGGTATGTGTAAAGAAGGGGTACGCGAGGGCGATACAACAGCGACATTCTGTGGCACTCCAAATTATATAGCACCGGAGATTCTTCGTGGTGAGGACTACAGTTTTTCCGTCGATTGGTGGGCACTGGGTGTTCTCCTGTACGAAATGTTGGCAGGTCGAAGCCCATTCGACATAGCTGGTGCATCTGAAAATCCAGATCAGAATACGGAAGACTATTTATTCCAAGTTATCCTCCAAAAGACTATCAGAATTCCCAGATCATTGTCTGTTAAAGCAGCTTCCGTTCTCAAGGGCTTCCTCAATAAAGATCCAGCCAACAGATTGGGATGTGCTGAGGGCCAAAAATCATTCGTTGAAATAGCATCACATGCATTTTTCAAGGCCATTGATTGGACAATGTTGGAGCAAAAACAGGTGACACCACCGTACGAACCAAAATTACAATCAGAGAGagatcttgaaaattttccaccagAATTTACAAATGAACCTGTTCATCTCACACCAGATGATACGAgggttattgaaaaaattgatcaaaGTGAATTCGAAGGCTTTGAATATGTGAATCCTCTTCTCATGTCACTCGAGGATTGTGTGTGACAAGAGAATTATTGGGAATATGAGTATCATCATAATGATTATTTACACAGAACAAAATTACCGTATGATCTATGTGACTTAGAGAACAGGCTTgaaacattaaattttcattcacacaATCAGTTACCCTATTACGGCACAAATCATCCAGCGAGTTATTTTTCAGGTGATTACTATCATGATATGATTAATTATCATGatgacaataattataatcagTATAGAGATTCACAGTGTTACATCGATTATGAAAAACCCAGTTTTTCTTATTCATTGAGAATCGAAGATGTTGGTATTGTGTGCAATACTGGTAATAATAATGGAGACATTGGGGTTGAGGAGAGTGAGGATGATTACGATAGGGTGAAGGATATTGAGGAGGATAactcgaggaaaaaattattgaagcaAATGTTTTGTCTACCTCTGCATTAATTGGAGATaggtaaattaaatttgtgatttttttctcatacaATTTGACATTCCTTGAATAATGAAATCCATGGAAATTTTGTAGATTAATTCAACAATGTAAAgagttgaaatgaaaaaatcgacgaaaTCCAATCATTCCtgattcaagtattttttaaattttaacgtTGATAATTATTCGCATTCCTTCCAGTTGGTGCTGCATTCAActgtataaatataaatacattATCAAGTATTATAGCAGAAATCATaacgaaatgaaatttatgaaaatgctTAATCTTGAGTCATATAGTcttctgaagaaaaaaaaagtaattgggTATGTACCTGGAAAAATCTCTCGGGATTTTTTGCATCagaagaataaagaaaaaaaaatcaatgctatttaatattcaaaaaGTTTCATCGATCATTG
This window contains:
- the Apkc gene encoding atypical protein kinase C isoform X2, with amino-acid sequence MYPCMCMYVGKVVRSFRAKMPTQTSDNADIRVKIVYNGEVQITYITPSITVDSLREEMRTICGFDAASSTGGDQFTMKWVDDEGDPCRIVSQQELDEALRIYELEKDTGITIHVFPNVPAAPGMPCQGEDRSIYRRGARRWRKLYRVNGHIFQAKRFNRRAFCAFCQDRIWGLGRQGFKCIQCKLLVHKKCHKVVRKRCLSLQQQQQPPHTPDHSSSDRNGDQAQSDSPQCSPTAHLEDVSADFPVLGQQARRRSGSEDGEELALDTIAGADGGSDMQRQYSLNDFELIRVIGRGSYAKVLMVELKRTRRIYAMKVIKKALVTDDEDIDWVQTEKHVFETASNHPFLVGLHSCFQTPSRLFFVIEFVRGGDLMFHMQRQRRLPEEHARFYAAEISLALNFLHNKGIIYRDLKLDNVLLDHEGHVKLTDYGMCKEGVREGDTTATFCGTPNYIAPEILRGEDYSFSVDWWALGVLLYEMLAGRSPFDIAGASENPDQNTEDYLFQVILQKTIRIPRSLSVKAASVLKGFLNKDPANRLGCAEGQKSFVEIASHAFFKAIDWTMLEQKQVTPPYEPKLQSERDLENFPPEFTNEPVHLTPDDTRVIEKIDQSEFEGFEYVNPLLMSLEDCV
- the Apkc gene encoding atypical protein kinase C isoform X4, with the protein product MYPWKVVRSFRAKMPTQTSDNADIRVKIVYNGEVQITYITPSITVDSLREEMRTICGFDAASSTGGDQFTMKWVDDEGDPCRIVSQQELDEALRIYELEKDTGITIHVFPNVPAAPGMPCQGEDRSIYRRGARRWRKLYRVNGHIFQAKRFNRRAFCAFCQDRIWGLGRQGFKCIQCKLLVHKKCHKVVRKRCLSLQQQQQPPHTPDHSSSDRNGDQAQSDSPQCSPTAHLEDVSADFPVLGQQARRRSGSEDGEELALDTIAGADGGSDMQRQYSLNDFELIRVIGRGSYAKVLMVELKRTRRIYAMKVIKKALVTDDEDIDWVQTEKHVFETASNHPFLVGLHSCFQTPSRLFFVIEFVRGGDLMFHMQRQRRLPEEHARFYAAEISLALNFLHNKGIIYRDLKLDNVLLDHEGHVKLTDYGMCKEGVREGDTTATFCGTPNYIAPEILRGEDYSFSVDWWALGVLLYEMLAGRSPFDIAGASENPDQNTEDYLFQVILQKTIRIPRSLSVKAASVLKGFLNKDPANRLGCAEGQKSFVEIASHAFFKAIDWTMLEQKQVTPPYEPKLQSERDLENFPPEFTNEPVHLTPDDTRVIEKIDQSEFEGFEYVNPLLMSLEDCV
- the Apkc gene encoding atypical protein kinase C isoform X1; protein product: MAWGYWSATSVSDRGRSPRREKDKSSQSQYQTASEVMGVQSCSGVQNSELGLTSEDTSQLLSTQGGGFYTYSVAAAAAAAVAAGKRTPGMMDSTTSTGTSSSLPNEFTLSSGLMGRPGSSNYPPSPGSDSAEYEQPHVTMGLHYPQKHDAHCQEFIHTDVLCHTTMTTAPATTLSLDRRLKGHRSLRFDRSDNPDDDNTDVEIGDEIIVPEVIYESSRTSLTGIGSCVIHGPCGQSNDPGTSISSIASEHYPVAPRPPYATARLDDIKWVFPNVPAAPGMPCQGEDRSIYRRGARRWRKLYRVNGHIFQAKRFNRRAFCAFCQDRIWGLGRQGFKCIQCKLLVHKKCHKVVRKRCLSLQQQQQPPHTPDHSSSDRNGDQAQSDSPQCSPTAHLEDVSADFPVLGQQARRRSGSEDGEELALDTIAGADGGSDMQRQYSLNDFELIRVIGRGSYAKVLMVELKRTRRIYAMKVIKKALVTDDEDIDWVQTEKHVFETASNHPFLVGLHSCFQTPSRLFFVIEFVRGGDLMFHMQRQRRLPEEHARFYAAEISLALNFLHNKGIIYRDLKLDNVLLDHEGHVKLTDYGMCKEGVREGDTTATFCGTPNYIAPEILRGEDYSFSVDWWALGVLLYEMLAGRSPFDIAGASENPDQNTEDYLFQVILQKTIRIPRSLSVKAASVLKGFLNKDPANRLGCAEGQKSFVEIASHAFFKAIDWTMLEQKQVTPPYEPKLQSERDLENFPPEFTNEPVHLTPDDTRVIEKIDQSEFEGFEYVNPLLMSLEDCV
- the Apkc gene encoding atypical protein kinase C isoform X3; this encodes MSKSIFGKVVRSFRAKMPTQTSDNADIRVKIVYNGEVQITYITPSITVDSLREEMRTICGFDAASSTGGDQFTMKWVDDEGDPCRIVSQQELDEALRIYELEKDTGITIHVFPNVPAAPGMPCQGEDRSIYRRGARRWRKLYRVNGHIFQAKRFNRRAFCAFCQDRIWGLGRQGFKCIQCKLLVHKKCHKVVRKRCLSLQQQQQPPHTPDHSSSDRNGDQAQSDSPQCSPTAHLEDVSADFPVLGQQARRRSGSEDGEELALDTIAGADGGSDMQRQYSLNDFELIRVIGRGSYAKVLMVELKRTRRIYAMKVIKKALVTDDEDIDWVQTEKHVFETASNHPFLVGLHSCFQTPSRLFFVIEFVRGGDLMFHMQRQRRLPEEHARFYAAEISLALNFLHNKGIIYRDLKLDNVLLDHEGHVKLTDYGMCKEGVREGDTTATFCGTPNYIAPEILRGEDYSFSVDWWALGVLLYEMLAGRSPFDIAGASENPDQNTEDYLFQVILQKTIRIPRSLSVKAASVLKGFLNKDPANRLGCAEGQKSFVEIASHAFFKAIDWTMLEQKQVTPPYEPKLQSERDLENFPPEFTNEPVHLTPDDTRVIEKIDQSEFEGFEYVNPLLMSLEDCV
- the Apkc gene encoding atypical protein kinase C isoform X6, whose amino-acid sequence is MPTQTSDNADIRVKIVYNGEVQITYITPSITVDSLREEMRTICGFDAASSTGGDQFTMKWVDDEGDPCRIVSQQELDEALRIYELEKDTGITIHVFPNVPAAPGMPCQGEDRSIYRRGARRWRKLYRVNGHIFQAKRFNRRAFCAFCQDRIWGLGRQGFKCIQCKLLVHKKCHKVVRKRCLSLQQQQQPPHTPDHSSSDRNGDQAQSDSPQCSPTAHLEDVSADFPVLGQQARRRSGSEDGEELALDTIAGADGGSDMQRQYSLNDFELIRVIGRGSYAKVLMVELKRTRRIYAMKVIKKALVTDDEDIDWVQTEKHVFETASNHPFLVGLHSCFQTPSRLFFVIEFVRGGDLMFHMQRQRRLPEEHARFYAAEISLALNFLHNKGIIYRDLKLDNVLLDHEGHVKLTDYGMCKEGVREGDTTATFCGTPNYIAPEILRGEDYSFSVDWWALGVLLYEMLAGRSPFDIAGASENPDQNTEDYLFQVILQKTIRIPRSLSVKAASVLKGFLNKDPANRLGCAEGQKSFVEIASHAFFKAIDWTMLEQKQVTPPYEPKLQSERDLENFPPEFTNEPVHLTPDDTRVIEKIDQSEFEGFEYVNPLLMSLEDCV
- the Apkc gene encoding atypical protein kinase C isoform X5; translated protein: MGKVVRSFRAKMPTQTSDNADIRVKIVYNGEVQITYITPSITVDSLREEMRTICGFDAASSTGGDQFTMKWVDDEGDPCRIVSQQELDEALRIYELEKDTGITIHVFPNVPAAPGMPCQGEDRSIYRRGARRWRKLYRVNGHIFQAKRFNRRAFCAFCQDRIWGLGRQGFKCIQCKLLVHKKCHKVVRKRCLSLQQQQQPPHTPDHSSSDRNGDQAQSDSPQCSPTAHLEDVSADFPVLGQQARRRSGSEDGEELALDTIAGADGGSDMQRQYSLNDFELIRVIGRGSYAKVLMVELKRTRRIYAMKVIKKALVTDDEDIDWVQTEKHVFETASNHPFLVGLHSCFQTPSRLFFVIEFVRGGDLMFHMQRQRRLPEEHARFYAAEISLALNFLHNKGIIYRDLKLDNVLLDHEGHVKLTDYGMCKEGVREGDTTATFCGTPNYIAPEILRGEDYSFSVDWWALGVLLYEMLAGRSPFDIAGASENPDQNTEDYLFQVILQKTIRIPRSLSVKAASVLKGFLNKDPANRLGCAEGQKSFVEIASHAFFKAIDWTMLEQKQVTPPYEPKLQSERDLENFPPEFTNEPVHLTPDDTRVIEKIDQSEFEGFEYVNPLLMSLEDCV